From one Bacteroides fragilis NCTC 9343 genomic stretch:
- a CDS encoding glucosamine--fructose-6-phosphate aminotransferase — protein MCGIVGYIGKREAYPILIKGLKRLKYRGYDSAGVAIINDNQLLNVYRPQGETFVFASDGIIETPTVILQEFPSQSYIFRNSTYTEVPVYSFSSFRPMHQFCKITASRAVRPETLKCSDSLIIREAFSDTLLQGGKDEATGIREESVTME, from the coding sequence ATGTGTGGAATCGTAGGCTACATTGGTAAGAGAGAAGCCTACCCCATCCTTATCAAGGGGCTGAAGCGACTGAAGTATCGCGGATACGACAGCGCCGGGGTAGCGATCATCAACGACAACCAGCTGTTAAATGTATATCGGCCGCAAGGCGAAACGTTCGTGTTTGCTTCTGACGGCATTATCGAGACTCCCACCGTTATCCTCCAAGAATTTCCATCCCAAAGTTACATCTTCCGTAACAGTACTTATACAGAGGTACCCGTTTATTCCTTTTCTTCTTTCCGTCCGATGCATCAGTTTTGTAAGATAACGGCTTCTCGTGCTGTGAGGCCGGAAACATTAAAGTGCTCTGATTCGTTGATAATTAGAGAGGCTTTTTCTGACACACTGTTGCAAGGCGGGAAAGATGAAGCGACCGGGATAAGGGAAGAGAGTGTGACTATGGAGTGA
- a CDS encoding amidophosphoribosyltransferase: MEQLKHECGVAMIRLLKPLEYYEKKYGTWMYGLNKLYLLMEKQHNRGQEGAGLACVKLEANPGEEYMFRERALGSGAITEIFETVQSNFKDLSKEQLHDAAFAKRTLPFAGEAYMGHLRYSTTGKSGISYVHPFLRRNNWRAKNLALCGNFNMTNVDEIFARITAIGQHPRKYADTYIMLEQVGHRLDREVERLFNLAEAEGLTGMGVTHYIEDHIDLANVLRTSSKEWDGGYVMCGLTGSGESFALRDPWGIRPAFWYQDDEIAVLASERPVIQTALNVPIGEIRELLPGQALLISKEGKLRTAQINKAREKKACSFERIYFSRGSDADIYKERKQLGEKLVPNILKAIDNDLDHTVFSFIPNTAEVAFYGMLQGLDNYLNEEKVRQIASLGHHPDHDELEVILSRRIRSEKVAIKDIKLRTFIAEGNSRNDLAAHVYDITYGSLRSGIDNLVIIDDSIVRGTTLKQSIIGILDRLGPKKIVIVSSSPQVRYPDYYGIDMAKMSEFIAFKAAIELLKDRDMKDVIASAYRKSKDQVGLPKEQMVNYVKDIYAPFTDEEISEKMVELLTPKGTKAKVQIVYQPLEGLHEACPNHTGDWYFSGNYPTPGGVKLLNEAFINYIEQVYQF, encoded by the coding sequence ATGGAACAACTGAAACATGAATGTGGCGTTGCCATGATACGTTTGCTTAAACCGCTGGAGTACTATGAAAAGAAGTACGGAACGTGGATGTACGGGCTGAATAAGCTCTATCTGCTGATGGAAAAGCAGCATAACCGTGGTCAGGAAGGTGCCGGTCTGGCGTGTGTGAAACTGGAAGCAAATCCGGGTGAGGAGTATATGTTCCGTGAGCGGGCATTGGGTTCCGGTGCCATCACCGAGATATTTGAGACAGTACAAAGCAACTTCAAGGATCTGAGCAAAGAACAGTTGCACGATGCCGCGTTTGCCAAACGGACGCTGCCTTTTGCCGGAGAAGCTTATATGGGGCATCTGCGTTACTCGACTACCGGAAAATCCGGGATATCTTATGTTCATCCGTTTCTCAGAAGAAATAACTGGCGGGCGAAGAATCTTGCTCTTTGCGGCAACTTCAACATGACTAATGTGGATGAAATTTTTGCCCGTATCACAGCCATCGGCCAGCATCCCCGTAAGTATGCCGATACGTATATTATGTTGGAACAAGTGGGGCACAGGCTCGACCGTGAAGTGGAACGTCTCTTTAACCTGGCTGAGGCTGAAGGCCTGACCGGCATGGGCGTGACGCATTACATTGAGGACCACATCGACCTTGCCAACGTGTTGCGCACGTCGAGTAAAGAATGGGACGGGGGGTATGTGATGTGCGGACTGACCGGTAGCGGAGAGAGCTTTGCATTGCGTGACCCGTGGGGGATTCGTCCGGCGTTCTGGTATCAGGATGACGAGATTGCGGTGCTTGCTTCCGAACGTCCGGTGATTCAGACGGCACTCAATGTTCCGATAGGAGAAATCAGGGAATTACTGCCGGGACAGGCCCTCCTGATCAGTAAAGAGGGAAAGTTGCGTACGGCACAGATCAATAAGGCACGGGAGAAGAAAGCCTGTTCGTTCGAGCGGATCTACTTCTCGCGAGGCAGTGACGCGGATATTTACAAGGAGAGAAAACAATTGGGTGAGAAACTGGTTCCGAACATCCTGAAAGCGATTGATAATGACCTCGACCATACCGTCTTCTCGTTCATCCCGAATACGGCAGAGGTGGCATTTTACGGTATGCTTCAGGGGCTGGACAATTATTTGAATGAAGAGAAGGTGCGGCAGATTGCGAGCCTGGGACATCATCCGGATCACGATGAACTGGAAGTGATTCTGTCCCGCCGTATCCGTTCGGAGAAAGTGGCTATCAAAGATATCAAACTGCGCACTTTCATTGCCGAGGGTAATAGCCGGAATGACTTGGCAGCACACGTATATGACATCACATACGGCAGTCTCCGTTCCGGTATCGACAATCTGGTGATTATCGACGACAGCATTGTTCGCGGTACTACTCTGAAACAGAGTATTATCGGTATCCTCGACCGTCTGGGACCGAAGAAGATAGTCATCGTCTCTTCTTCTCCGCAAGTTCGCTATCCCGACTATTACGGTATTGATATGGCGAAGATGTCCGAATTCATCGCCTTTAAAGCTGCAATTGAATTGCTGAAGGACCGGGATATGAAAGATGTGATCGCATCGGCTTACCGGAAGTCGAAAGATCAGGTGGGACTGCCGAAAGAGCAGATGGTAAACTATGTGAAGGATATTTATGCTCCTTTCACCGATGAGGAGATTTCGGAGAAGATGGTGGAACTGCTGACGCCGAAAGGAACGAAAGCGAAAGTGCAGATTGTCTATCAGCCGCTCGAGGGGCTGCACGAGGCGTGTCCCAATCATACGGGAGACTGGTACTTCAGTGGCAACTATCCTACACCGGGCGGGGTGAAGCTGCTGAACGAAGCATTTATTAACTACATCGAGCAGGTGTACCAATTTTAA
- a CDS encoding thioredoxin family protein codes for MNIAEQLDAVSGTNRLVLVEFYADWSPHYEWLEPVVRTYEKQVSEVIKVNIVEDKTVADSFNIETAPAFILLQRGHELWRQVGELTIDELKLVLEEFK; via the coding sequence ATGAATATAGCAGAGCAATTGGATGCCGTATCCGGAACGAACCGTCTGGTGTTGGTGGAATTTTATGCAGACTGGTCTCCTCATTATGAATGGCTGGAACCTGTAGTACGGACTTACGAGAAGCAAGTTTCCGAGGTGATTAAAGTGAATATCGTGGAGGACAAGACAGTGGCAGATTCGTTCAATATCGAGACAGCCCCGGCTTTTATTCTCTTGCAGCGCGGGCACGAATTGTGGAGACAAGTGGGAGAACTGACCATCGATGAACTTAAACTGGTATTGGAAGAGTTTAAATAG
- a CDS encoding TolC family protein: MKRVIFSLSFSLFALLMYGQITLEECQRKTRENYPLVRQYGLIEKTKEYNLANASKGYLPQFTLSGKASWQSEVTELPVQVPGVDIKGLPKDQYQVMLELKQNIWDGGEIRSRKEQVKASSDVDREKLNVDMYALTERVNQVYFGILLLDEQLRQNQLFLEDLEHTNKQISSYIENGIASQSDLDAVSVEQLNTRQKRIELTSSRQAYLSMLALLTGEEMPAGISLQKPVPEWDIPVIANNRPELIWFDAQNGRLQVQEEALKTQLMPRFGLFVQGAYGNPGLNMLKNEFSPYYVAGVRLSWNFGSLYTLRNDRRVIAANRQLLDSNRDVFLFNTRLQATQQGSAVESVRRQMADDDEIIRLRTSIRKASEAKVANGTMTVTDMLRDMTSENLARQTKALHEVQLLMNMYQLKYTTNN, translated from the coding sequence ATGAAACGAGTTATCTTTTCTTTGTCTTTTTCCCTGTTTGCCCTGCTGATGTATGGACAGATCACCCTTGAAGAGTGTCAACGGAAAACCCGGGAAAACTATCCGCTGGTAAGGCAGTATGGATTGATAGAGAAGACAAAAGAATATAATCTGGCCAATGCGTCGAAAGGTTATCTGCCTCAGTTTACCCTTTCGGGTAAGGCCAGTTGGCAGAGTGAGGTTACGGAATTGCCTGTACAGGTTCCCGGAGTAGATATCAAAGGTTTGCCGAAAGACCAGTATCAGGTGATGCTGGAACTGAAACAGAACATTTGGGACGGCGGTGAGATTCGTTCGAGAAAAGAGCAGGTCAAGGCATCGTCGGATGTGGACCGGGAGAAATTGAACGTAGATATGTATGCACTTACCGAGCGGGTGAATCAAGTGTACTTCGGAATTCTGTTACTGGACGAACAGTTAAGGCAAAACCAACTCTTTCTGGAAGATCTGGAACATACCAATAAGCAGATTTCATCGTACATTGAGAATGGCATAGCCAGCCAGTCCGATCTGGATGCTGTCAGTGTGGAACAGCTTAATACCCGGCAAAAGCGGATAGAACTGACCTCCTCTCGTCAGGCCTATCTGTCTATGCTTGCATTGCTGACAGGCGAAGAGATGCCTGCCGGGATCTCTTTGCAGAAGCCGGTGCCGGAATGGGATATACCGGTGATAGCGAATAACCGTCCGGAGCTGATATGGTTTGATGCGCAAAACGGACGTTTACAAGTGCAGGAAGAAGCTTTGAAAACTCAGCTGATGCCACGTTTCGGGCTGTTTGTTCAGGGAGCATACGGTAATCCGGGACTTAATATGCTGAAAAATGAATTCTCGCCTTACTATGTGGCAGGAGTCCGCTTGTCGTGGAACTTCGGTAGTTTGTATACTTTACGCAACGACCGGCGGGTGATAGCTGCCAATCGTCAGCTGTTGGACAGTAACCGGGATGTGTTCCTGTTTAATACCCGCCTTCAGGCAACCCAGCAGGGGAGTGCCGTAGAGAGTGTGCGCCGGCAGATGGCGGACGATGACGAAATAATCCGTTTGCGAACCAGTATCCGCAAGGCCTCGGAAGCCAAAGTGGCCAATGGTACCATGACCGTAACCGATATGCTTCGGGACATGACTTCCGAGAACCTGGCGCGACAAACCAAGGCGCTGCATGAAGTACAGCTCTTGATGAACATGTATCAACTGAAGTATACAACGAATAATTAA
- a CDS encoding 6-bladed beta-propeller, translated as MKTSYLLLSSALLLGCLSACNTSPREPKAMEANDGSVTTVESNGNKLTVCDLSAVKDTIEVPLSEFVEDCRIVRFETSEEAYFKAWFINATDKHIGIRQGNQDVFKLFDRDGKFLYNVGSVGSGPGEYDTTLYDECIDEKNGHIFFTPFVGKRIMMYDINGQWIKDIPLPMQINKAKIWVNEDGSLSVVHMPFEEGEPLAFRVDTEGNILNQIPATAATKVMNFDGEVFSYRNCGDFDFFHTGIDTLFTYDPAGNKLLPKFTMTFPNMNEKPIHLYYRLPHHFIVTYWGNKGEGGGDVLVDTEKNASSYFRLVNDFYGNLPIPAPGHSFYRGYFIQSLEPGQLIEKIEKQIASGKCSGQDEQKLKELAATLTENDNNVLFIGKVKK; from the coding sequence ATGAAAACCTCTTATCTACTCCTGTCCTCCGCTTTGTTGCTGGGATGCCTATCCGCTTGCAACACTTCCCCCCGGGAACCTAAAGCTATGGAAGCAAACGATGGAAGCGTAACTACTGTCGAAAGCAACGGAAACAAACTGACGGTATGTGACTTATCGGCTGTAAAAGACACGATAGAAGTGCCGCTCAGCGAGTTTGTGGAAGACTGTCGCATCGTGCGTTTTGAGACCTCTGAAGAGGCATACTTCAAAGCCTGGTTTATCAATGCTACCGATAAGCATATCGGTATCCGTCAGGGAAACCAGGATGTGTTTAAACTGTTTGACAGGGATGGTAAGTTTCTGTATAATGTCGGTTCCGTAGGAAGCGGTCCCGGTGAATATGACACCACCCTCTACGATGAATGCATTGATGAGAAGAACGGCCATATCTTCTTCACACCTTTTGTGGGGAAAAGAATCATGATGTATGATATCAACGGGCAATGGATTAAAGATATTCCGCTTCCCATGCAAATTAATAAAGCGAAAATATGGGTGAATGAAGACGGAAGCTTATCTGTTGTACACATGCCTTTCGAGGAAGGTGAGCCCCTTGCTTTCAGGGTGGATACCGAAGGGAATATACTGAACCAAATTCCGGCAACTGCCGCAACGAAGGTGATGAACTTCGACGGAGAGGTTTTCTCTTATAGGAACTGTGGCGATTTCGATTTCTTCCATACCGGTATAGATACTCTTTTCACTTACGATCCCGCCGGCAATAAACTGTTGCCGAAATTCACGATGACTTTCCCGAATATGAATGAGAAGCCGATACATTTATATTACAGACTTCCCCATCATTTCATTGTCACCTACTGGGGTAATAAGGGAGAGGGAGGTGGAGATGTCTTGGTAGACACTGAGAAGAATGCTTCTTCTTATTTCCGCCTTGTGAACGACTTTTACGGTAACCTTCCTATTCCGGCTCCGGGCCACAGCTTTTATCGCGGATACTTTATACAGAGTCTGGAACCGGGACAGTTGATTGAAAAGATAGAAAAACAGATCGCTTCCGGCAAATGCTCCGGTCAGGATGAACAGAAACTCAAGGAACTGGCGGCTACTTTGACTGAGAATGATAATAATGTTCTGTTTATCGGAAAGGTTAAGAAATAA
- the carB gene encoding carbamoyl-phosphate synthase (glutamine-hydrolyzing) large subunit: protein MKENNIKKVLLLGSGALKIGEAGEFDYSGSQALKALKEEGIETILINPNIATVQTSEGVADQIYFLPVTPYFVEKVIRKERPESIMLAFGGQTALNCGVALYREGILEKYNVKVLGTPVQAIIDTEDRELFVDKLNEIDVKTIKSEAVENAEDARRAARELGYPVIVRAAYALGGLGSGFCDNEEELDLLVEKAFSFSPQVLVEKSLRGWKEVEYEVVRDRFDNCITVCNMENFDPLGIHTGESIVIAPSQTLTNKEYHKLRELAIRIIRHIGIVGECNVQYAFDPESEDYRVIEVNARLSRSSALASKATGYPLAFVAAKLGLGYGLFDLKNSVTKTTSAFFEPALDYVVCKIPRWDLGKFHGVDKELGSSMKSVGEVMAIGRTFEEAIQKGLRMIGQGMHGFVENKELVIPDIDKALHEPTDKRIFVISKAFRAGYTIDQVHELTKIDKWFLQKLMNIMNTSEELHQWGNNHKQIADLPADLLKQAKRQGFSDFQIARAIGYEGDMEDGSLYVRNYRKSLGIVPVVKQIDTLAAEYPAQTNYLYLTYSGTANDVTYLGDHRSIVVLGSGAYRIGSSVEFDWCGVQALNTIRKEGWRSVMINYNPETVSTDYDMCDRLYFDELTFERVMDVLELENPHGVIVSTGGQIPNNLALRLDAQNIHILGTSAQSIDNAEDRDKFSAMLDRIGVDQPEWRALTSLEDINSFVDKVGFPVLVRPSYVLSGAAMNVCSNQEELERFLQLAANVSKKHPVVVSQFIEHAKEVEMDAVAQNGEIIAYAISEHIEFAGVHSGDATIQFPPQKLYVETVRRIKRISREIAKALNISGPFNIQYLAKDNDIKVIECNLRASRSFPFVSKVLKINFIELATKVMLGLPVEKPEKNLFELDYVGIKASQFSFNRLQKADPVLGVDMASTGEVGCIGSDTSCAVLKAMLSVGYRIPKKKILLSTGTPKQKVDMLEAARMLQKKGYDIFATGGSSKFLTENGVENTRVYWPSEEGHPQALEMLHKKEIDMVVNIPKNLTAGELDNGYKIRRAAIDLNIPLITNARLASAFINAFCTMDIDDIAIKSWEEYK from the coding sequence ATGAAAGAAAACAATATAAAGAAAGTACTGCTGCTTGGTTCCGGTGCCTTGAAGATCGGTGAGGCCGGTGAATTTGATTATTCCGGTTCCCAAGCACTCAAAGCCTTGAAAGAGGAGGGCATTGAAACCATCCTGATCAACCCCAACATCGCTACCGTGCAGACATCGGAAGGCGTGGCCGACCAGATATACTTCCTTCCCGTGACACCCTACTTTGTGGAGAAGGTGATCCGGAAGGAACGTCCCGAAAGCATTATGCTCGCCTTTGGCGGACAGACGGCATTGAACTGCGGAGTCGCCCTTTACCGCGAAGGGATTCTGGAGAAATATAATGTGAAAGTTCTGGGAACTCCCGTACAGGCCATTATCGACACCGAGGACCGTGAACTTTTCGTCGACAAGCTGAACGAGATCGATGTGAAGACCATCAAGAGCGAGGCGGTGGAGAATGCAGAAGACGCCCGTCGTGCTGCCCGGGAATTGGGCTATCCGGTCATTGTCCGTGCAGCTTACGCACTGGGCGGATTGGGTTCGGGTTTTTGTGACAATGAAGAAGAACTGGACCTACTCGTGGAAAAAGCTTTCTCTTTCTCTCCGCAGGTATTGGTTGAGAAGAGCCTCCGTGGCTGGAAGGAGGTGGAGTACGAGGTGGTGCGTGACCGTTTTGACAACTGTATCACGGTCTGCAATATGGAGAATTTCGACCCGCTGGGCATCCATACCGGTGAGTCTATCGTGATAGCTCCTTCACAAACCCTGACCAATAAGGAGTATCATAAACTGCGCGAGCTCGCCATCCGCATCATCCGCCACATCGGCATTGTGGGAGAATGTAACGTGCAATATGCTTTCGACCCCGAAAGTGAAGACTATCGCGTGATCGAGGTGAATGCCCGCCTGAGCCGTTCGTCTGCCCTGGCTTCCAAGGCTACCGGTTATCCACTTGCCTTTGTGGCTGCAAAACTCGGACTTGGCTACGGGTTGTTCGACCTGAAGAACTCTGTGACGAAAACCACCAGTGCCTTCTTTGAGCCGGCACTTGATTATGTAGTCTGCAAAATTCCGCGTTGGGACCTCGGTAAGTTCCACGGTGTGGACAAGGAACTCGGCTCTTCGATGAAGTCCGTCGGTGAGGTAATGGCCATTGGCCGCACTTTTGAGGAAGCGATTCAGAAGGGTTTGCGAATGATCGGACAGGGGATGCATGGTTTTGTGGAAAACAAGGAACTCGTTATCCCCGACATCGACAAAGCACTGCACGAACCGACCGATAAACGTATCTTTGTCATCTCGAAGGCTTTCCGTGCCGGATATACCATCGATCAGGTGCACGAACTGACAAAGATCGACAAGTGGTTCCTCCAGAAATTGATGAATATCATGAATACTTCTGAGGAACTCCATCAGTGGGGGAACAATCACAAGCAGATAGCCGACTTGCCTGCCGACCTGCTCAAGCAAGCCAAGCGTCAGGGATTCTCCGATTTCCAGATTGCACGTGCCATCGGCTACGAAGGCGATATGGAAGACGGTAGCCTTTATGTCCGCAATTACCGTAAGAGCCTGGGCATTGTTCCCGTGGTGAAGCAAATCGATACGCTGGCTGCCGAATATCCGGCACAGACCAATTATCTTTACCTGACCTATAGCGGCACAGCCAACGACGTCACTTACCTGGGTGACCATCGTTCTATCGTCGTTCTCGGTTCGGGTGCCTACCGGATCGGTTCTTCCGTGGAGTTCGACTGGTGCGGGGTGCAGGCGCTTAATACGATCCGTAAGGAAGGATGGCGTTCGGTGATGATCAACTATAATCCCGAAACCGTATCGACCGACTATGATATGTGTGACCGGCTTTACTTTGACGAACTGACATTCGAACGCGTGATGGATGTCCTTGAACTGGAGAATCCGCACGGAGTCATTGTTTCCACCGGCGGACAGATACCTAACAATCTCGCCCTGCGTCTCGATGCCCAGAACATCCACATTCTCGGAACATCCGCCCAGAGCATCGACAATGCCGAGGACCGCGACAAATTCTCCGCCATGCTCGACCGTATCGGAGTGGATCAACCGGAGTGGCGTGCCCTTACTTCACTCGAGGACATTAACTCGTTTGTCGATAAGGTAGGTTTCCCTGTGCTTGTCCGTCCGTCATATGTGCTCAGCGGTGCGGCAATGAACGTATGCTCCAACCAAGAAGAGCTGGAACGCTTTCTGCAACTGGCGGCCAACGTATCGAAGAAGCATCCGGTAGTGGTCAGCCAGTTCATCGAACATGCCAAGGAGGTGGAGATGGATGCTGTGGCACAGAACGGTGAAATCATCGCTTATGCAATCTCCGAACACATTGAGTTTGCGGGAGTACATTCCGGTGACGCCACTATCCAGTTTCCGCCGCAGAAGTTGTATGTAGAGACGGTTCGTCGCATTAAACGCATCAGTCGTGAGATAGCCAAGGCGCTCAATATCTCCGGCCCGTTCAACATTCAGTATCTGGCTAAAGACAATGATATAAAGGTGATCGAGTGTAATCTTCGTGCCAGCCGTTCGTTCCCCTTCGTCAGCAAGGTATTGAAGATCAATTTTATCGAACTTGCCACGAAAGTCATGCTCGGCCTGCCTGTTGAGAAGCCGGAGAAGAATCTGTTCGAACTCGATTATGTCGGGATCAAGGCGAGCCAGTTCTCTTTCAACCGCCTCCAGAAAGCCGACCCTGTATTGGGAGTGGATATGGCTTCGACCGGTGAAGTGGGTTGCATTGGCAGCGATACTTCCTGTGCCGTGCTCAAGGCTATGCTTTCCGTGGGTTATCGCATCCCGAAGAAGAAGATTCTGCTTTCTACCGGAACACCGAAGCAGAAAGTGGATATGCTCGAGGCGGCCCGTATGTTGCAGAAGAAGGGATATGATATTTTCGCGACAGGAGGTTCCAGCAAGTTCCTTACCGAGAATGGTGTGGAGAACACCCGTGTTTATTGGCCCAGTGAAGAGGGACATCCCCAGGCACTCGAGATGTTGCATAAGAAAGAGATCGACATGGTGGTCAATATTCCCAAGAATCTGACTGCCGGTGAACTGGACAATGGTTACAAGATCCGTCGTGCCGCCATCGACCTCAACATCCCGCTGATCACTAATGCCCGCCTGGCGAGCGCGTTTATCAATGCGTTCTGCACGATGGACATTGACGATATAGCGATCAAGTCGTGGGAAGAGTATAAGTAA
- a CDS encoding helix-turn-helix transcriptional regulator, with protein MEKNKPLELALDLLKHSNIVRNNEYRFVTPDFGIVISFTHMESRLFRLGQPYRLKEGRIIRGLRGKARITINLIEYNIYPQTIATFLPGSIIELLEFTPDYDFQMIAADKDFLPLLRGDQLFESHTRQNLVTQVTDTEWKLSDAYFTLIWDTVQEVPFRREVVQHLLAALLHNIKYIRTEEANDTSHRFSHQEEIFWRFIALVNEFSKNERTVGFYADKLCLTPRYLNTLIRQVSHQTVMEWINQSVILEAKVLLKHSNLLVYQISDELHFPNPSFFCKFFKRMTGMTPQEYQKR; from the coding sequence ATGGAAAAGAACAAACCTCTGGAACTGGCGCTCGACCTGCTGAAACACAGCAATATCGTACGCAATAACGAATATCGCTTTGTCACCCCCGATTTCGGGATTGTCATCAGCTTCACCCATATGGAAAGCCGCCTGTTCCGTCTGGGACAGCCCTACCGGCTGAAAGAAGGAAGAATTATCCGGGGACTACGCGGCAAAGCCCGGATCACAATCAACCTGATAGAGTACAACATATATCCCCAAACCATTGCCACATTCCTCCCCGGCTCTATCATCGAACTTTTGGAGTTCACACCCGATTATGATTTTCAGATGATTGCAGCCGACAAAGATTTCCTTCCGCTCCTGCGAGGCGACCAGCTCTTTGAATCGCATACACGGCAAAACCTTGTCACGCAGGTGACGGATACCGAATGGAAACTGTCAGATGCATATTTCACGCTGATATGGGACACGGTTCAGGAAGTCCCTTTCCGCCGGGAAGTGGTGCAGCATCTGCTCGCAGCCTTGTTGCACAACATAAAGTATATACGCACGGAAGAAGCGAACGACACTTCCCACAGGTTTTCACATCAGGAAGAAATATTCTGGCGGTTCATCGCATTGGTGAACGAGTTCAGCAAAAACGAACGCACCGTGGGCTTCTATGCCGACAAGTTATGCCTGACCCCACGTTACCTGAACACCCTGATCCGGCAGGTCAGTCACCAGACAGTAATGGAATGGATCAACCAGTCCGTCATTCTCGAAGCAAAAGTGTTATTGAAACACAGCAATCTGCTTGTTTACCAAATCTCGGACGAACTTCATTTTCCGAATCCCTCTTTCTTCTGCAAGTTCTTTAAGCGAATGACGGGAATGACTCCACAGGAATATCAAAAAAGGTGA
- the carA gene encoding glutamine-hydrolyzing carbamoyl-phosphate synthase small subunit, translated as MKNVTLILDDGSRFHGKSFGYEKPVAGEVVFNTAMTGYPESLTDPSYAGQLMTLTYPLVGNYGVPPFSIEPGGLATFMESERIHAEAIIVSDYSQEYSHWNAVESLADWLKREQVPGITGIDTRELTKVLREHGVMMGRIVFDDEPESAPEAVYSGVNYVDKVSCKEVIRYNEGADKKKVVLVDCGVKTNIIRCLLRRDVAVIRVPWNYDFNHLKFDGLFISNGPGDPDTCDAAVQNIRKAMQNPKLPIFGICMGNQLLSKAGGAKIYKLKYGHRSHNQPVRMVGTERCFITSQNHGYAVDNNTLGTDWEPLFINMNDGSNEGIRHKTNPWFSAQFHPEAASGPTDTEFLFDEFVKLL; from the coding sequence ATGAAGAATGTGACTTTGATCCTTGACGACGGGAGCCGTTTCCACGGTAAGTCGTTCGGTTACGAAAAGCCCGTGGCAGGTGAAGTAGTGTTCAATACCGCCATGACCGGTTATCCGGAGAGTCTGACCGACCCTTCGTATGCGGGGCAGTTGATGACACTGACGTATCCGCTGGTGGGCAACTATGGTGTACCTCCTTTTAGCATAGAGCCTGGCGGACTGGCTACGTTTATGGAGAGCGAACGCATCCATGCCGAAGCTATTATCGTAAGCGATTACTCACAGGAATACAGTCATTGGAATGCCGTTGAGAGTCTGGCTGACTGGCTGAAGCGTGAGCAGGTGCCGGGCATCACGGGGATCGATACCCGTGAGTTGACCAAAGTGTTGCGTGAACATGGGGTGATGATGGGACGGATCGTATTTGACGATGAACCGGAGAGTGCTCCGGAAGCTGTATACAGTGGAGTGAACTACGTAGACAAGGTTTCATGCAAAGAGGTGATCCGTTATAACGAGGGGGCGGACAAGAAGAAAGTGGTGCTTGTGGATTGCGGTGTGAAGACGAACATTATCCGTTGCCTGCTTCGCCGGGATGTGGCAGTGATCCGTGTACCCTGGAATTATGATTTCAATCATCTGAAGTTCGACGGACTCTTCATCTCCAACGGACCGGGTGATCCGGATACGTGTGATGCTGCCGTGCAGAACATCCGTAAAGCGATGCAGAATCCCAAGTTACCTATTTTCGGTATCTGCATGGGTAACCAGTTGCTGAGCAAAGCCGGAGGGGCTAAAATATACAAGCTGAAATACGGGCATCGCAGCCACAACCAGCCGGTACGCATGGTTGGCACGGAACGTTGTTTCATCACTTCGCAGAATCATGGTTATGCGGTAGACAATAATACACTTGGCACCGACTGGGAACCGCTGTTTATCAATATGAATGATGGCTCTAACGAAGGAATACGCCATAAGACGAATCCCTGGTTCTCTGCACAGTTCCATCCGGAAGCAGCCAGCGGACCCACGGATACGGAGTTCCTCTTCGACGAGTTCGTGAAGTTGCTCTAA